CAAGGAAGAAAAATTGATATTACCGATGCTGAGTGGCGTAAACAAGGTTACAGTGAAAGTGGTAAGGGTGTACAAGGAGCTCTGGGGTTAGGTGTTGCATTAGGTATCAAACAACGCTTACAGAAAGCTATTTTTGAATTAGTCGATTATTTGGATAAAATTTATACGCAGAAAGGAATTACTGAAATTAATATTTCTGCTTTTGGATTTTCACGTGGTGCAACTGAAGCCCGTATTTTTATGAACTGGTTACAGCATGCACCGAATGTGACTACCCAAGGCACAGGTAGTGGTAAAAAATTATTTTATCGGGGGAAACCTTTAAAAGCAAAGTTTTTAGGTATTTTTGACACAGTAGAGTCAATTGGTAATGCTGCACAAAATAAAAATCCTGAATTATATAGAACACGTATTGAAGACTATATAGAACATAGTATGCACTTGGTCGCGTCTCTTGAAATGCGGCAGTCTTTTCCCTTAACACCTACAGGTAAACCTACTGCAAATACTGTAAAAGGACTTATTCATGACCAAAAGGTTTACCCAGGTGTACATTCTAATGTCGGGGGAGGTTATATGCCTATGGAACAGGCACGTATTTTAGGTTTGTCTCGTATTACTTTACATGCTATGTATAACCGTGCCTGTGCTTATGGATTAAAATTTTTTACCTTGAATGAATTAAATGCTGCGAAGCAACGTAAAATAGTTTTTACAAGGTTTTATGCTTTTGATTCCAAATGGCAACAAGATTTAAATAACTTTATGGCATATGTCAAAGGGGGAACCTCTTTTGAACAGCAAATGCAGGGCCAAATAGCGTTATATCATCAATGGATACGCGAAGGTGGATATGCTCGTTTTATTCATCGTAAAACGAGAGAGCGAATAGGGCGAAAAGAAAAAATTACTGCCATAACAAAACTTAATGATGGCTTGTTTGAAAATATTCGTCAGGCCCTAAATGTTTATGTACCAGAAGGCGCAAGACCGTATGATGTGATAAAAGGCAGAGATCGCAAAAGTACTTTACCAAAAGAAGTGATTTACTATTTTGAAAATTATGTTTGTGATTCAGTAGGTGGTTTTATTGCTGAGGCCAGTGACTTCCAAGCAATTCTCAATGATGGTAAAGCACCTAATTATTTTATCCCTAGAGGAATTGTTCGACCTACTTAATCCAATAAAGCAATTTGTATTATTCCTAAACAAGAAATACCGCAAAAGCAGTTTATTGATGCTTATGAACAAGCTCAACTAATAGAGAACTTTTTAAATGCATCTTAGTGATGCATTTAAAATCCCTTATCTTTAAAAATAAAAAGTCCAATTGCATTGTATCTTGTATAAATACACTCTGTCTTAAAATGAACAGCTAGGTTTTTACATTAAGATCTGTTGTTATTAATGAATGGAATTTATATTAAATTTCTGACAAAAATTTTCTAATTAAAAACCAATATTTGATAGGAAAGGTAATGCCAGAGACGTCAATTCAACAAGAAACACAAAGTACATGGGCAATATGTCGAGATCCTGTTTTATTGACCATGGTGGGCGGGGCAATTGATACCATTGGCTTTATCGCGTTATTTGGTTTTTTTACTGCTCATGTGACGGGCAACTTGGTATTGGCGGGGGCTGCGTTGGTGAAGGGTGGTGCCGGTTTATGGATTAAACTTGCGG
The window above is part of the Acinetobacter baumannii genome. Proteins encoded here:
- a CDS encoding T6SS phospholipase effector Tle1-like catalytic domain-containing protein, whose amino-acid sequence is MTQAIQNETRSVRDMLIAAKVLAKDGKATESPCKTCRVPVWVSFFFDGTGNNKDADAATLNQSNVVALFEAHKQDSKNGIEKFYYEGLGTQFRFDKYSVVDSGKITAAARSLQGRKIDITDAEWRKQGYSESGKGVQGALGLGVALGIKQRLQKAIFELVDYLDKIYTQKGITEINISAFGFSRGATEARIFMNWLQHAPNVTTQGTGSGKKLFYRGKPLKAKFLGIFDTVESIGNAAQNKNPELYRTRIEDYIEHSMHLVASLEMRQSFPLTPTGKPTANTVKGLIHDQKVYPGVHSNVGGGYMPMEQARILGLSRITLHAMYNRACAYGLKFFTLNELNAAKQRKIVFTRFYAFDSKWQQDLNNFMAYVKGGTSFEQQMQGQIALYHQWIREGGYARFIHRKTRERIGRKEKITAITKLNDGLFENIRQALNVYVPEGARPYDVIKGRDRKSTLPKEVIYYFENYVCDSVGGFIAEASDFQAILNDGKAPNYFIPRGIVRPT